GAGAAGGCTAGAGCTGTGGCAGAGAGAGCGCTTAAAACAATCTGCTTCAGGTAATAATGGGGCTCTGCCTTTCTTTGCCGTAAAGAATAAATCATGGTGCGACAGTGGTGATGGGAGAAGAGCATTGGTTGCGTCAtcactgtgtgtgcatgtgtgtgtggagTGGCAGGGTCTGTTTGTGAGGTCAAAAGGATTAAATGGTGCAATTGTCAGCTGGCCCTTTGAAGGTCTGGCCTGAGTCACCACACTTGGCCTGTAGCTAactgctgcagctcctgagcaCAGTAACTCCTCAAGGTATCACTGAGCACACAGACATACCTCTGAGCAGTCAGAAGGGTTTGGAAGAGCATAACCTGTCAGTGATGTTGTCCTTAAATCAAAACATGAAACAAACTGTGAAACTTGTCGCTCTTTCATAGGGCTGCACCCTTGTGTATTAAATCATCTCTACGGCATTATTaagtatattttgctttcttgaatCATCCTTGTggtttttaattacaaagaaCAGTGACCAAAAGTTGTAGTGTGAAACAACTGCTATGCTCTATTCCAGAAGTGGTGTTTTAGTGAGCAGTATGCCACCTTCCTTTGTCCTGGAGACAGGCTACAAGCCAGTGAGTCTTTGTAGGGTGGTTTGCAAAAAGCTGATGAAGGCTGGTAAAAGGCTAAGTATTCTTGTTCACATCCACTTTAAGGGAAGAACAGGAGAAGCTGAATGTCTGGGTAGCTCTGCTGAACTTGGAGAACATGTATGGTACTGAGGAGACACTGATGAAGGTCTTTGAGAGAGCTGTTCAATACAATGAACCTTTGAAAGTCTTCCAGCATCTGTGTGACATCTATGCCAATTCTGAGAAGTACAAGGTAAGATAGTGCAAGCAGGTCCCAGGCACGTATTCCGTTCAGTCATGCCAGTAAATTACCAATGCTGGCTGTGTAATCTTCCAGCTGTCAGACATTAGGCCTATCTTGTTCCTAACTGGGATTGATAGTTATGATTGACAGTGGACAAGGAACTATTGATATTTGCTTCTCTCTCATACATGTTTGGAGATACCTGGGCCAAGAGTAAGAGTTTTAAAGCTACAAGGCTTTATTATGAATCTGTGTCATCTAACCCAACTCTGCCCTTCTAGCAAGCAGAAGAATTGTACCACACAATGCTGAAGCGTTTCCGTCAGGAGAAATCTGTGTGGTTGAAATACGCCTCTTTCCTCCTGAAGCAAGGCCAGACTGAGGCTACACACAGGCTTTTGGAGCGTGCTCTCAAGGCTTTGCCCACCAAAGAACGTAAGCACTCTCCTCCCTATTCATAATGTGGACCATGTGTTGACAGGTCTCCAGTAGATGAGCTGCTCTCTGATAGCTCTGCCTGTGACAATGTTTGAAGTAAGTGAAAAGTGCAAACATCGGTGCTAAACATGCTGCCCTTGACTGTAAGGGGAGGGGAGATTTCGCCTGGTTATCAATGCTAAACCCTCCTGTAATAAAACTTGCTGTGATGGGCAAAAGCAAAGCATCCAAAACAAAGAAGACTTTGAGTCTTACAGCCCTCTAGAAAAGTTCAGTGGGTCTAGTCCCAGATTTGTGGGGCTGCCCATGGATGCTGCAAGATGCATTTTGAATGTAAGAATAAATGTCTGTCTCCTGCAGAGAGCTGGAATGGGAAGTGAACTGTGACCCTTCTGTCTCCCACTCTGATCCCACCTTGGTGCAGAGTCTTTTGTCTCTGGGTAGAGATGGTGCTTCTCTGTGCCTGCCTCTGTTCTGTGTAATTATCACTTGTGTGTTTTTTCATAGGGAAGAGGGCTGCTGTGATACCCTAACATTTCTTTACTTGTTCCAGATGTGGATGTAATTTCAAGGTTTGCACAGCTGGAGTTCCGTTTTGGGGACCCAGAACATGCCAAGGCCCTCTTTGAGAGCACCCTCAACAGCTATCCCAAGAGGACAGACATCTGGTCCATCTACATGGACATCATGATCAAATATGGCAGCCAGAAGGAAGTACGGTGAGTTGTGCtacagcaggctgggaaggggcagagtATAGTGCTTGGAGCAACACCTGAAAAGAGCAGAGGTACCCTGCAGCATGAGGTTGTATAGGGCCTCCCAGAGCAGAGCAAAAGAGAATTTTTATCActtagagaaagaaaactggggTGTGTGGAAGGGCTTATCCTTGCCAGGACTGGGGAGACTCCAAGGAGATCCATAGGGCAGAGAGGGACTGATTTGTAAGTAGTAACCTGCGTGACAGAAACCAGAGGACTTGCACTGAGGTTCATCTGTCCCTCTGGAGGGATTGCCTGGTTGTATCTGAAGGGCGAGATCAAGCCCTTGTGTATCTTGTAACATAAAAatggagaaactttttttttcccttttcttttctgagagtTGACAAAAGGAAGTCCAGCTTCCCACACTACGGATCCAGCCACATCCACTTAATGAATGCAGGGTCAAATACAGTGGCTGGATCTTAGCTTAAGTTGACCAGCAGCCTTAAAGTTCTGCAAGCAAATAGAAGGCTTCTACTTCAAAGTTTTGGTCAGTTGTCAGGAATCTCTTTCTTCAAGCACCAGCACTTCGCAGCAGGTTGAATGGCTCCCCTGACTTTCTACTCGTTGTTCAAAGGCAGGATACAGGGCTTGTGTTGAGTGCTATCACCAACACAATGATCTGAATCACTTTGGTTTCTTGCAGGGACATCTTTGAGAGGGTCATACACCTGAGCTTGGCACCAAAGAAGATGAAATTCTTCTTTAAACGCTACCTGGATTATGAGAAGAAATTTGGTACAACAGAAAGTGTCCTGTCTGTTAAAAGAGCAGCACTTGAGTATGTGGAGACCAAGAGTTCCCTTGCTGACACCTAAGTATGGCGCAAGTAAAAGCAGAGAGACTCCGTCTCCATGCAGTGTGGGAACTGAGAAGTGTGGAGTTCCACTGAGAGTGTCCATGGACAGTCAGTTTCTGGAGAGTATTGGTCTATGACCAAACCAAACTGGAAAGAACAAtcaatctaaggaaaaaaattgataaaTGTTTGCAGCTTTGTCCAGATGTTACAAATAATCCTAGTCTGTTGATGACTTTGAAGACACGTTTTTAAATGTAGACTGTTTTACAACCAATACAAATATCAGCCATACGTGTTCTACTTTTCTGGGGAAATGGTGCAGTTATGATCCACTGTTTTTAAGTACAGTGATGTCTTATAAATTGATTTCTCTCTTTGTCAAGATGTCAGAGAAGATTCTTGCATTTCGGCTGAATTAACACCTTGAAAGATTTATCTCAAATGTCTTTGTACTCCTCGCAATTGGCAGAGCAATGCAGAATTGTTGgcatagttgaggttggaagggacctctggagatcatctggttcaaACCCCTGCACAAAGCAGGGGTCAGCTAGActaggttgctcaggaccatgtccagtttggttttgatttctccaaggatggagactctacagcctctctgggcaacctgttccagtgtttgactaagtttacagtaaaaaagtgttttcttatctttaaatggaatttctcgtatttcagtttgtgcccatttcctcttgtcctgtcactgagcaccactaTGAACAGTCTGGTTCTACCATTTTTACACCCTTGTGTCAGGTATTTATACACGTAGATAAGATCCTTGAGCCTTCTCTTtaggctgagcagccccagatctgtcagcctctccttgtatgatTGATGCTCCAATCCCATAGTCATTTTCCTGTCCCTCTGCTGGACTCGCGCCAGTAAGCCTGTATCTCTCCCTGTACTGGGGAACCCAGTACCGGATACATCACCCCAGATGTCTCACCACTGCAGAGTAGAGGGCAAGGatgacctccctcgacctgctggtaaTGCTCTTCCTAAggcagcccaggatgctcttggcctcCTCAGCTGAAAGGGCGCATTCCTGTAAAGCCCACAGCGTCCAGTTATGATGGATCCCATGATCACAGCCATCTCTCGTAACAATTGCCAGTGATTGATGACAGAAAGAATTAGTGATTTTCAGTAGTGGTTGTCCCTTAAAAGAAATCaatgaagtcaaagaaaaaaagtgtttttctgtgctgaaaaaaaagtcatcccAATCTAACCTTCTGCTTAAAAAAAGCCAAGTATCTAGGATACTTAAGTGGGCTCTATCACTGGTGTTGGTGCCTTACGATCTGTATTCTTGTAACTCTCCAGATGCAATCATCCACATGTTTTACAGATGAAGAACTGAAGGCAAGGGGAAAAGCAGGGTATGCAAACAGGTGTGATTATCCAATGTAGACACTAGTGGGCGGGTGCCCAGCTTTGAAATATCAAACTTGAAGAGTCTTACTCATTGTAGGTGCTCTGAactcaaaaccagagctctgcaGGACCCAGCTCTTCTGCCACTGAATGCCCAGTGTTGGCAAGGCTGAATGATTCAGCATTTAATTCATTCCCAAGTCTGTTGGGATCCAGAAACAAGTCATTTCACTTCTTGCCCCCAGGGAGAGCAGGATGCCGTACTCAGATTTTGCTTAATGGTCTAGAGGAGGAGGCTGTTTGCAACATCCAgtagcagctgctgctttttttaagaaCACAGCTGCAACATTGGTGGCTTTTTTTGGGATTAATTAGTTACATAATAGAATACGTAAATAAGCGTTGCAATAGAAACCAAGATCCCTTTGAGGTATTGTTTCTTCTTGACTATTAGGGCTATTATAGCCTCTACAGTAGTCAGCGGGGAAAATGAAAGACCTGTGTGTAATTCTCCATACTGGAGAAGCCTGGTTTGAACCCATCTTGCTGCTGGGAAGTGTGCCCTAACAGGCAACCCATAGGCTGCTCTGTGATGGGATTGTTTTCGGACTCTGTAGCAAAAGCGGAGAGCATATGAGCTCGCAGCCTGTGTGATCCAGCACGCCAGGAAGACAGGCAGCTCAACTTCCCTCTTGGCGTTTCGGTGAGAAGCCTGGCCTGCTTGTTTGCGCTGATGTAAGAAGCCACGTGGGTTAACGTCCCTCACCTCAGCATTGTCACTGGGAAAGGATGAGTGATGGGGTCAGCAGGGATGTTCGTGAGGGTGCTGATGGGCTACAAGGGCCAGAAGCCCAGGGCTGTCTCAGCTGGGGCCACGCTCAGGGttgcagaggaggggaggaaaaaaatccctacaaTAGCAAACAAGTATTTCTGAGTGCGGTGGCTTGCTCCACTCAAACATGCCTCTCCAACAAGAGGGAGGGAAAATGGACAAGCTGGACAAGTCCCTAGCCCATCCCAGCACACGGAAAGTGGCTCAGGttaatggagaagagaagggagttAAACAGAGCAAAAGCTGGTTTGTGCCCATGGTTTATTCTTAGGATAAACAAATCCATTTCCAAGCATTACGTGTCTTGCCCCTTTCCttcaaaggagggaaggagaggagaaggaactGGAGTGGAGGTGGTTCAAAGGAACAACTAGGACTATCAAGGAGGGAGGCAAGGAAGGTAAAGGAAGTAAGAGGAACAAGCATATGCTCATGCTGCTTTGTTTCAGCAAGTTACCTTGCATCTGCTGACCTGCGTGCGGGGGTGGCATGCGTGTCTGCATGTTCACACCCGAGGGCCAAGgagaagaaatgcaaatgaactCTCTTTCATCTGAAGTTAAtgcaatttcatttaatttgcatCTGATCGTTCCTGCAGATTAGTTGATGGTGAGGCTGGGAGCCAAGCCTTCCCACAAATGCAAGGCAAATCTGTAGAGAAGCTGAACAGGGATCCTGGGATGCCTCGCCCATTAAGCGATGTTCCTGCTTCTTTATGCGAGGGAATACCCTCCAGCTCTTTCTCGCAAGGGGATATATTTGTAAAAAGGTTTCTAAATacgttttctttcctttgctgcaaTTGTGTATCCTGATGTACAAGATCTGTGCTACTCATTGGAAGAATAACTAAAAATCAGTGTTGCTATCTTGTAATATGTGGTAATACTTTAAAACTTTGCGTCCTGGGGTCGCCTGGACAGGAGAGGATCTGAAAgtttaatagaaagaaaagttaaGTTTCCAGTCATTGGGCTCAAAGAGAATGTTAAAATATGCCTTTTGTGCCCCCCTGAAAAAAACTcagaaggcaaggaaaaataactctcatttaataatttatttcaaatctcCTTGTGTGTAAGCCCCTTTGAGTTCTGTGGGTTTGAGTCATTTTTTGAACAATTTAAGGCTTTTCAGTAAACGGCACAGCGTAAAAGGAAGTTGTACCTATAAAGAAACAGTACAAGTAGGAAAAACAAACTCCATTGTCCTGCCAACTCTTGAAACAGTGTTGGGTACGTAGGGCTGACCCTCAGGAGAAAAGGGACTGTGCAGTGCCAGAAGAGCAGCCCTGAAGCCATAGTCAGCACAGTGTCATGGTGAGGGCAGTAATTTTACACCTCTCTGGCTTTGCTTTCTCAGAGTACAGTTCAGTCTGTAAAGAGACCATCTGCTGCAGGGCCATTTAAGGCAGTGGAAAGGGTTTAAGTAAGCTCAGTGGTAGAAGGGTAGGGAGAGGGCTGCCCTCCCCATCCAGTCCTACTGTCCCTTGTCACTGCAGGGCTGCAGTCCCAGTGCAGCAGATGGGTGCATGTAATGTGGTCTTTTGGCTGGCAAGTTTCTCGTCCCCTTTCCCTAGAAGAAAGATGCTCCATTAATACAGATAACTAACTGTAATTGTATagtatatacactatatatatgtgtgtctatatacatatatgtaaaactAATTTTGGTCAAGGTCTTGCTGCAACTCGCAATCCAAACAAGCGGGGCTCTCATCCAATGGTTGGATGAGAAATGCAATGAGCTGCAGACAGTGGTATGGCTTACTGTAGGAACTGCTTTCTCTGAGCCTCCACCTCGCCACCTCGCCCGAAAGCTATTCTGCTGATGGTGCCATCTTCCAGGTTTATAAACTCACGGTTGCAACCGTTTGGGCTCATTAGAGATTGCCAGGCACTTCACTAAGAACAAAGGGAGTTGGGTGTCCTACCCAAATTCCAACTTGGTAATTACAGAGTGTCTTTCTGAATACCGGGAATATTGGTGATTCTTCCTGCCTTAGTCTCTCAGTTATTCAGTGTGCTGCTGTATTACTGACCCATTCCTTCCCAGGTGCCATTGCATCCCCCTTGCCACAGGAATTTACCTACTGcttccctctttttccctgcgCTCTGAAGCCCGTAAAGTGCTCCAGGACCTGCCTGCATAACAGGCACTGCACAACTGCAGAAGAAGATACTCATGTCGATAAAACAAGTAGGTGTGTGGGATGGCTGGGGCTAACCCTGCCATGGGGGAGACGGGTGGGACTGCAGGAGTCATGGATAGAAATGTCGTGCCCACCTCTCGCTCCCTGAGGTTTCTGCTGGTGCTGCATTAGACAGCAAGGGTGCACTGGCAGCCTGGAGGTAAGGTGTGTGTCTGCTGTTTGCTGCCCTTGTCTCTCCGGGAGCAGCAACGAGACGGTTGTTTCTGAGGGAGGAGTTCCCCAGCTCAGTGTGTTGCTTATCAGCCTCTACCCTATTTACCCGCTGAGAGAAGTAATCCTGCTGGGAGGAATATTGCCAGTGAATCCCTCAGCTGCGCACTGATACTGATAGGTCTGCCAGGCGGTCTGGGGAACCGCTCCCAGCGCCCATCTGTCTTAGGAAGCCAAAAAGAGCATTTCGTGGCCTTCTGGGCTTGGCCCGTTCCCTTCCACCCCTTTGGCCCATTTGTGGAGCCGGCTGTAGAGGGGGAAGCCCTTGTTCTCTCGGTAGATGTAGACGCCCGTGATGGCATTCCACTGGGGGCTCGGCTGGACGCCCTCCACCGGGAACTCCTGCaccagctccttctcctccttgtccAGCGCCACAAAGCCAAAGAAGTGCTTCACGTTCTTGGCCGCCAGGATTCTGGAGTGGACCTCGGCTGTGCGGCGGAAGAGCTTGTCCTCATTGGAGCGGTACTGGGCCCAGTAAGCCTCCTGCCGGTAGCTCAGCGGCGAGCAGCAGTGCTTCAGACACTTCGTGAGGAAAACCAGGACCGCGACGATGCCGATGAGCAGCCAGCCAAAGAgctgagagagaagagagaggctGCATTAGGACAGGGCAAGGTGGTCTTACCCACTCCGTGTGGCTTTCTCCCCAGCGTGCCTACCTGGGACTCATACCTCAGCCTCCGTGTCACCTCGTCCCTGAACTTGGTGAGGTTCGCTGGCACGTCTTTACAGGGGAACCTGGCCAGCACCTCAGCCCCATACTCGGCCGGGAACTTGTCCAGGGAGGACGGCCTGACAAACTCGCTGAGGGCACAAATGTAAGCCTCCCCACGCAGCAGCGAGATGACCGACCAGGTGACGGGCGCCACGGCCGCCCGGCCCATGATGGAACCGAAGAGGAGGAAGGTGGCAGCAGTAGAGAAGTTCTTGGTGCCGCGCTTGTGGCACTCGGCCACCAGGTTCCAGGTGTGGTTGTTCCAGATGACGCCAATGAGGAAGAGAGCCAGGGCTGGGACACCGATGGCAGCCAGTCCATAGATGTAGTtgcgggcaggggagcaggggcagTTGAAGGCAACGACCGAGAAGAGCTCCTCGCTGCCCACCGTGCCCAGGGCTACCAAACCGTTGAAGATCATCACATCTTTGCTCTTGAAGAACAAGGAGAGGAAGCGAAAGTTCTCGGCGATGAGGGCGGCCATCTCGTCCCAGGGACGAGAGAAGATGTATACTGCAGCAGAGGACCGTGTTGACCCACCTCCCAGCACTGAGGGACACGCCGATGCGGGGTGAAATTGCCTTGGGCCGGCTGGAGTGCAAGGGACTGCTCCAGGAGCACACCACCTTCactgctgttccttcctcctgCTTGGCATGCCAGCCTCTGGAGCTGGTTGCTGATACCAGGGATACTTCAAAAGGAGCCGAAGAGGGATTCGGCCTAAGCAATGTGTGAAACCTCAGTCATTTCAGTGTCCCACTAAGCTCTCCAAAAGCGTCTCTGTAGCAAAGATTACCAATGGGACAGCTGTTTCTGCCCCTGTCATTGGCACGTTCGTTGTCTTTCCTTCTCTTCGGCTTTAGTCACCTCCCGCAGAGGCGATTACTGTCAGCGTCGCTGCCGGACACTCAATGATCTCCCAAGCCTGCAACGAAGGTGGATGCTGGGTTATTGGGGAAACTGGCCCGGAGCACTGGTGTTGGGAtgcgtccccagccctgccactgaCTCACGCTAGCCCAGGCACACGTGGCACGTGCATACTGGTGCCGCGCTGCCTTGAAGGTGCTGTGTGTGGCTTTTACCTCCCTCTTTAGACCTGATGAGTTAATATTTAGTAATAGGCAAAGGTACGTCAGGTTTTGGGGGCAGAGATGCTGTTTGGGAGGACCAGGCAGGAGTGGCCTCTGCAGACGGGAGCGAGGGGATGCTCGGGGCCTGTTGCTACCAGCAAGAGAAGTTACTTTCTGGGAAAGCAGAGCTTATCTTGATGACCCAGGATACAAACACCAAATGCCGATAGAGCTGGGTCAGTAATTACGTAGGAGTTTTTGCTAGGATTAGGTGTGGCAGGATGATCTCCTCTCCCACAGTTGGTTGACGTAACCATACTCCCTGTCCTGGCCTGCAGACCTGGCTCAGCCTCTAGCTGCTGGCCTGAAATCGAGCCCCTCGACCCGCACACCTCGGTGCCAGGGACGCACTTCACTGCCCTTCGCCTGTGCGGCTtcccccagccccttctcccaGTACAATACTGGTTATACTGGGATGCCCACCCTACCGACAGGGCTGGGCTGTGTGGACTGCAGGCACTCAGGACCAAACAGGAAAGCACGTGCCCTGATTTTTTTGAAGGACAGGGAAGTAATTGAGGAGTGTGTCCATGCCCTCTGCAGTGATGCCTGTTCCCCCATGCCACTTGCAAGctgcatttaattaatttctttgttgACTTCCCATCTGTGCTGCGTCCCCACAGGTTTTCGTCTCAGGAAGCCCCAAGCACCTTGCTAGCTCTGGGAGCCCTCACCCGTGTGACGAAACCCGCTGGCCTCAGGGGAACTGCTGTCACCGGGGTTTGCTGGAGACAGGAAACCGAACTAGCCGTCCCCGGCAGCTTGCGCGGTGCTGGCAGCATCGGCGCACATCTGGGGCTCCCGGGGAGCCCTGACCCACAGCAGGGCTGCCCCAAAATCTGCCCCAATGCCGACATCTCCCACCTGGCGTGCACGGAGCGAGGCTTCCCCAGGCCAGCCCCACCTGCGGGGAAAAGGCTACGGGGGACATTCGTGCAGAGGAGACAAAGGCACCTTAATCCTTATGGTCTCTTGTCCAAGGCTTTAAATCACTCCTGTAATTCGGTTCATCTCCTGCCCCACCAATTCCTGTTTTAACCCCTTCCTCCGTGAGGCAGCggaggggaaagggggcagaAATTTGGCCTCAGTTCCCTGCTGTGTCTAACCCCTGG
Above is a genomic segment from Calonectris borealis chromosome 7, bCalBor7.hap1.2, whole genome shotgun sequence containing:
- the CALHM2 gene encoding calcium homeostasis modulator protein 2, producing MAALIAENFRFLSLFFKSKDVMIFNGLVALGTVGSEELFSVVAFNCPCSPARNYIYGLAAIGVPALALFLIGVIWNNHTWNLVAECHKRGTKNFSTAATFLLFGSIMGRAAVAPVTWSVISLLRGEAYICALSEFVRPSSLDKFPAEYGAEVLARFPCKDVPANLTKFRDEVTRRLRYESQLFGWLLIGIVAVLVFLTKCLKHCCSPLSYRQEAYWAQYRSNEDKLFRRTAEVHSRILAAKNVKHFFGFVALDKEEKELVQEFPVEGVQPSPQWNAITGVYIYRENKGFPLYSRLHKWAKGVEGNGPSPEGHEMLFLAS